A region from the Lolium perenne isolate Kyuss_39 chromosome 4, Kyuss_2.0, whole genome shotgun sequence genome encodes:
- the LOC139830272 gene encoding uncharacterized protein has protein sequence MASAAESTLLKALGFCPENLAVSDGDLRRFKEFFDSPVREPQLRVLAAIFGKELPSSFEGEEHCLNDPAKRDVVREFVASLRVSIVRLQETKLNVIDDVLVMQCLGPLFDGHVYVPASETRGGILLAWNKSFVDIERVSFDSYAVTGEVGPRDNNRWWITTVYGPQTHDDKLIILRELAERRSLCPGPWLLLGDFNMILYAEEKNNDRLDRFIMSRFRHFVLEHEVKDLYLHGRRFTWSNEREVPTLTRIDRAIVSVDWDLMDPDAILQALSSSVSDHAPIHLSLNAAFRSKRRFKFESFWLNLEGFEEALREAWVCDPCIIDPFRRLDALFRNAAEYFQTWGEKKVGNIKLKIAMANTLILRFDVAQESRALSPAEAWLRKVLKLVVLGLASLERTIARQRSRLRWLREGDANTKLFHAVANGRRTKNYIAAVRVGEEMATTQERKNEVFTDMFCFSLL, from the exons ATGGCGTCGGCTGCAGAGAGCACGCTGCTCAAGGCCTTGGGGTTTTGCCCGGAGAACCTAGCGGTGAGCGATGGTGACCTCAGACGTTTCAAGGAGTTCTTCGACTCGCCAGTCAGGGAGCCGCAGCTGAGAGTCCTGGCAGCCATCTTTGGCAAGGAGCTGCCCTCGAGTTTTGAGGGGGAGGAGCACT GTCTGAACGATCCAGCCAAGAGAGATGTTGTGCGTGAGTTCGTAGCTAGTCTTAGAGTTAGCATAGTGCGCCTTCAGGAGACGAAGCTGAATGTAATCGATGATGTTTTGGTAATGCAATGTCTTGGGCCATTGTTTGATGGTCATGTGTATGTGCCTGCGTCTGAGACGAGAGGAGGGATTCTCCTAGCTTGGAACAAGTCCTTTGTGGATATTGAGCGTGTGAGTTTTGACTCCTATGCGGTGACGGGGGAGGTGGGGCCCCGAGACAATAATAGATGGTGGATAACCACGGTCTATGGACCGCAAACGCATGATGATAAGCTTATCATCTTGAGGGAGCTAGCGGAGAGGAGGAGTTTGTGCCCAGGGCCGTGGTTGTTGCTTGGTGATTTCAACATGATCCTTTATGCGGAGGAGAAAAATAACGATCGGCTCGATAGATTCATCATGTCGAGGTTTAGACACTTTGTGCTTGAGCATGAGGTCAAGGACCTTTACCTTCATGGTAGGCGTTTCACTTGGAGTAATGAGAGAGAGGTGCCAACCCTCACGCGCATTGATAGGGCCATTGTGTCGGTGGACTGGGACCTCATGGACCCGGATGCGATCCTTCAAGCTCTCTCCTCATCGGTTTCGGACCACGCCCCGATCCACCTTTCGTTGAATGCGGCTTTTAGGTCAAAGAGAAGGTTCAAATTTGAGTCCTTTTGGCTAAACCTGGAGGGGTTTGAGGAGGCTTTGAGGGAAGCTTGGGTTTGCGACCCTTGCATCATAGACCCCTTCAGACGGCTGGATGCCTTATTCCGGAATGCAGCGGAGTACTTCCAAACGTGGGGAGAGAAGAAAGTGGGGAATATAAAGCTTAAGATTGCTATGGCGAATACCCTCATCCTGAGGTTTGACGTTGCACAAGAGTCGAGAGCGCTCTCGCCGGCGGAGGCATGGCTAAGAAAAGTGCTAAAGCTTGTGGTGCTTGGGCTGGCATCCCTTGAGCGAACCATCGCGAGGCAACGGTCGAGGCTGAGATGGCTCCGGGAGGGAGATGCGAACACCAAGCTGTTTCATGCGGTGGCAAATGGTCGGAGAACAAAGAATTATATTGCCGCGGTGAGAGTGGGAGAAGAGATGGCAACAACGCAAGAGCGCAAGAATGAGGTGTTCACGGACATGTTTTGTTTCTCCCTTCTATAA
- the LOC127349214 gene encoding protein LURP-one-related 6, translated as MGAYTTLNPVVSKFFCSSLQAVLLVRRRPPTVTGGGFVVTDREQRVVFSVDGCGIIGASGQLVVRDGDGTAILFIYKKGGVVQALSVNNRWRGYLMDYGEPSKPVFTLQDPKVLLSCMPGDVRVTVEPKGRKRQWDYEVTGSFPERACAVKSRAGHVVAQIGMKGMMAGRDFYHVVVQPGYDQAFVIGVIAILDNTNGESTRC; from the exons ATGGGTGCGTACACGACCCTCAACCCAGTTGTcagcaagttcttctgcagctctcTGCAGGCCGTGCTTCTGGTCCGGCGGCGTCCACCTACCGTGACTGGCGGCGGCTTCGTCGTCACCGACCGGGAGCAGAGGGTCGTCTTCAGCGTGGACGGCTGCGGGATCATCGGCGCCAGTGGGCAGCTCGTCGTCAGGGACGGCGATGGCACGGCGATCCTCTTCATTTACAAGAAG GGAGGAGTTGTTCAAGCTTTGAGCGTGAACAACAGGTGGAGAGGGTACCTGATGGACTATGGTGAGCCGAGCAAGCCGGTGTTCACTTTACAAGACCCTAAGGTGCTTCTCAGCTGCATGCCGGGCGATGTCCGGGTCACCGTGGAACCCAAGGGAAGGAAGCGGCAGTGGGACTACGAGGTGACCGGATCCTTCCCCGAGAGAGCTTGCGCCGTCAAAAGCCGAGCAGGACACGTGGTGGCACAG ATTGGAATGAAGGGGATGATGGCCGGCAGGGACTTCTACCATGTGGTGGTGCAACCGGGCTATGACCAAGCCTTTGTAATTGGTGTGATTGCCATCCTTGACAACACGAATGGAGAATCCACAAGGTGTTAA